The genomic interval TATAATTTTGAGGTAGAAGATTATCATACTTATTATGTTGGTAGTGAAGGAATACTTGTTCATAATGCTTGTTACTTAGACCCAAGCGATATTAGATATACACAAGATTCTATCGGTAATACATTTGGCAAGAAAACCAGTCATCCTGGTCAGAGTATTGACAATTTAATTGATTCACTAAAAGCAGGAACAGTTTCGCCTGATGATATTCCAGCATTAAGAGTATTTGAAAATGACGGATATATTTACTCAATGTATAATCGAAGACTGTTTGCTTATAAAACTGCCAGTATTAAAAGTGTTCCTGTGGAATGGGCAAGTAGAAGTAGTATGACCCATGAATGGACTGGTGACGGAATAGATATAGTGGTAAGAGGAGGATGTAGATATCAATGAAAACAAAGATAGTTTATAAAGATTTTCAAATAAACACTGTGCCGTTGGAAACTATTATTCTTGATGAAAGTGGAAAACAAGAAAGTTGTATATTATTGGATGATGTTAATGAGAAACGATGGAAAATTGTTTTTAAGGTGTATCAAGCATTAAAAATAACAACAATGGATTGCGCAAATCTCAATTTCTTTAAGGGTGGAGACTTTGATGATGCCTGTTTTGTAGATGGCGAATCTCATTCTGTCTTTCGTAAATTTATTATGGAAGTTGAAGACTCTAAATGGATTAAAGAGTTAAAAGCAATATTAAAAAAATCTGATCCGAGTGCTGATTTTATGGACAAAGCAAGGCATTTTCTTTTACCATTATATGATAATGTAATTGAAATCATTGCATGGAATCTTGAATTGGAAGAAATGAAATAAAATTTAGAAAGTAGAATGTTTAAGATTATCTTTCTACTTTTTTAATAAATTATTATTTAAAGAGGCGAAAATATGAATGAAATAGAATTAAGTAAATTTATTAGTTTAATTTTAAGGCATAAACCTGAAATAATTAATATAAAGTTAGATGATAATGGTTGGGCAGATGTCGAAGTATTAATAAATGGTATTAATAAAAAAGATTTTAATATTAATATGGGAATACTAGAACGCATTGTTGAAACAAATAATAAGCAACGTTTTGCATTTAATGACAATAAAACGAAAATCAGAGCTAATCAAGGTCATTCAATAGCTGTTGATGTTGAATTAGAAGAATTAATTCCACCTGATATTTTATATCATGGAACAAGTAAACGTTTTTTAGAAAATATATTAAAAGATGGAATAACTAAGCAAAATAGAAATCATGTTCATTTATCTGCGAATGTAGATACTGCTTTAATTGTTGGTAAAAGACATGGCAACCCAATTGTGTTAAAAATAAATTCAAAACAAATGTCAAATGACGGAATTAAGTTTTACAAATCAAAAAACAATGTTTGGTTAACAGATTATGTAAATTCTAAATATTTTATAAATTATTTGCTGTGAACATTACCAAAGTTTAATTTGCGTAAAGGATATTTTTCTATATAAAAACGACCCCATTCACTATAAATTCTTAGTAGAGGGGGGCGTACTTTTACGCAAAATCTCTTATTTACGCGTAATATTAGTAATACCACAGTTTAAACACACGTCGAGAGTGTGGTAATGATAGTAAGAAAATAGTGTTATATTTAAGGTTTTTTAAATATAAGGCGTTTATTTAAAGATAAAAGTATGTTCCCTAAATGGAGAGGAGAAAGGAAATGTCCTTAAATCTAGAAAAGAAAAAAAAGCTTATTAGAGAAATAATTCAGATGTGTGAAACAGCAATTACTGAATGGGAAAAATGTATTTGCACTGGTATTATTAGTGACATCTCATGTGATAGTAGAAATGGACTTGAGTTTTACTATAATCAAGTTAAAAACATGATTTTACCAGAAATGAAGCAATTACTGATTTGTGCAGAAGAAAAAGGAACCCTTAAAGAACATAGCGATAAAGGAGCGAAATATATTCATATACTAATTGATTGCTGGGAACTCAAAGCACCCTTATCCAAAAAGATTTTAGAACTTTCACAACAGTTAAACCAGTAAAGAACATAGTTATTGAATATATGAAAAAGTTATAATCCAATTAATTTAATATAACCTTAATAATAAGTAAAAATTAAAGTTTTTCATATAGGGAGTGATTTCGCTTCTGTTTCAAAAAACTAAATAATATCAAGTATTTTTAGATATTTATAGTATACATAATTCTTAAACAATTTTCATCAGTAATTGACAGTTATGTTCATATATAATTCTTTTTTTGAAGGTGAAAAACAATGAATGGAAATAACTTAGTAAAACTATTAAAATACATAAAAAAGTATATTGTAGTGATTACTATTTAAATCAATTAAGATATAAAAGACTAGATCCAAGTAACAAAAAGTGATGTTTTCACATTGTTGTTACTTGGATTTTTGCTTAGTATAAATAGTTTAAAATTAATTTTGCTAAAAGGTTATTTTCTTTTAAAAAACGACCCCCTTACTAAAAATATCAAAGTGGGGGGTACATCTTTACGCAAAAGTAATTGTATTCGCGTACTATTAGCAACACTACAATCTAAACACACGTCGAGAGTGTGGTATTACTAGTAAAGAAATAGTGTTATATATAAGATTTTTTAAATATAAGGTGCTATTTTGAGGTTTTAAATATGTTCCCTCATACCTAGAGTATGGGGGACTTTTTTATTATTGGGGCTTACTAGCAAATCAATAACTACAGTTTTGTTAATATACTATTATGCAAAAATGTATAAGGTTTTTAGTGAAAAGCACCCCCTCTGCCTTAAATAAAGCATTAGATTAGGTAGATAAATTAACTTGCGTAGTGAATGTTAAAACAATAGGAAAGATATTAAGGGTGAAATAAATATTGTTAAATAAAGATATCTAAGAAAAAGATAGACATTGAAAAATAAATGACTTATGATATAATAATAAAAGCATTTTAACTTATGTTTTTTGTCTTGAAAAAAAGAGAGGCATGGATATAATGAACGATAAAAAGCAAACTCTACGCAACACAGTAAGAGCAACTAAATATATGCTCAGCTTTGTTTGGAAAGAAAAAAGTGGGAAACATTTTATATTTATAAAAGGAATAATGGCTCTTCTTAACGCTCTCTTTCCGCTTGTTTATACCATTATGCCTGGGTTAATCATCAACGAGTTGATGAACGAACAAAAGATAAATACCTTGATAATATACGTTGGTATTTTGATAACAACGCCTGTTGTAAGTCAGATTATAAACTTTGTTGCGAATAAAAATTTATCAAAACTCAGTTTAGAATTAAACTTAAAATTTGATACGGATTTTTTTGACCATGTTGCAATGATGGATTATGAAACGCTTGAAAAACCCGATATACAGATTTTAAAAGAACGCGCACAGAAAACATTATCTGATGTTGTTGGTGTTGTCAATCAGTTTAGTAGTCTGATGTTGGCAGTTTTCACTCTAATTGCTATTTCGTCTATTGTTATAACACTTAATCCTTTAATTTTAGTTCTGATAATTTGTATCATGTATGTAAACTCGTTGATTACAAAGCGAGTAAATTACAAAAAACATCTTCTCAGTCAGGAATTAAGTAAGTATGAGAGGTATCAAGGCGCATATACATATATGTTAGATCATTTCTCTTACGCCAAAGAGGTTCGTTTATTTAGCATAAATTCATTATTAATTAACATGCTTACTGGGAGCAAAAAAGAATCCAATAAACTTGAATTAAAGTATCAAGTTAATCAAGGTATACCAGCTACATTTCAATCTGTTACAAATTTTATACTGCAACTTGCTCTGTATGCGTATCTAATATACTGCGTAATAGATTGGGGGCTTTCTATAGGTAGCATGACGATTTATTTGGCAGCAGTAGGGCAGTTTTCAGGGTCTCTAGGTAATGTTTTCAACTCATACCTCAGAATTGCAAACAGCAGTCTGAAAGCACGAGAATTAATGGAATTTTTAAATCTCCCATTAAGACAGTATAAAACAGGAAACAAAACGCCGAATTATGATGGAAATTTAGAAATTGAATTCAAAAACGTATCGTTCAAATATCCTGGCAGTGAAATTTATGCCTTGAAAAATATGAACATCACTATTCGCAGAAATGAAAAATTGTGCATAGTCGGAGCTAATGGTTCTGGCAAGTCGACATTTATAAAGCTTTTAACAAGACTCTACTTTCCGACAGAAGGAGAAATATTGTTTAATGGCATTAATATAAATGAATATGATTATAAAAAATATCAACGGTTGTTTGCTCCGGTATTTCAAGATTTTGCTAGATATTATATGACACTCGGAAAAAACATCGTATTAGCGAATAAATATGACCGTGAACAACTTGATAAAGTTTGCTCCGAGTGCGGTCTTTTATCATTGGTAAAAAAAATACCAAAAGGTTATGATACTCAGGTTGGTAAATGGATTGACGAGGAAGGATTTAATCCATCTGGTGGCGAAGAGCAAAGAATGGCTATTGCAAGAGCATGTTATCAC from Mycoplasmatota bacterium carries:
- a CDS encoding RNA 2'-phosphotransferase: MNEIELSKFISLILRHKPEIINIKLDDNGWADVEVLINGINKKDFNINMGILERIVETNNKQRFAFNDNKTKIRANQGHSIAVDVELEELIPPDILYHGTSKRFLENILKDGITKQNRNHVHLSANVDTALIVGKRHGNPIVLKINSKQMSNDGIKFYKSKNNVWLTDYVNSKYFINYLL
- a CDS encoding ABC transporter ATP-binding protein, yielding MNDKKQTLRNTVRATKYMLSFVWKEKSGKHFIFIKGIMALLNALFPLVYTIMPGLIINELMNEQKINTLIIYVGILITTPVVSQIINFVANKNLSKLSLELNLKFDTDFFDHVAMMDYETLEKPDIQILKERAQKTLSDVVGVVNQFSSLMLAVFTLIAISSIVITLNPLILVLIICIMYVNSLITKRVNYKKHLLSQELSKYERYQGAYTYMLDHFSYAKEVRLFSINSLLINMLTGSKKESNKLELKYQVNQGIPATFQSVTNFILQLALYAYLIYCVIDWGLSIGSMTIYLAAVGQFSGSLGNVFNSYLRIANSSLKARELMEFLNLPLRQYKTGNKTPNYDGNLEIEFKNVSFKYPGSEIYALKNMNITIRRNEKLCIVGANGSGKSTFIKLLTRLYFPTEGEILFNGININEYDYKKYQRLFAPVFQDFARYYMTLGKNIVLANKYDREQLDKVCSECGLLSLVKKIPKGYDTQVGKWIDEEGFNPSGGEEQRMAIARACYHGGEIFLLDEPTASLDPEAEYEIYTQFNNMITNKTAVLITHRLSAVQLADKVAVFDNGSLIEYGTHKQLYRIGGVYTKMFDKQAEFYRDSAQHLVKK